GTCGGCCGGACGACCGAAGCGCAGCGATGCCCGGCGGGCCGCCACCTTCAGCAGTTCTGCCCGGTCCTCGCCGTCCTCGCCAAAGCCGCCAACCGGGAAGAAGCGGCTCAGGCCAAACGGAGCGAGCTTGAGCCTGGCCCCCGCCCGCAGGTTGCCGGTGCCCAGGCCGAGGGCCCATCCCCGGCGCTCGGCCCACTCCAGGATTTCCACCACGCCGGGCAGGAGTTCGCCCGGATGGCGCGCCACCTCCTCTTCCAGGGCCGAGAGGTAGCGCCGCTCCAGTTCTGGCCATCGGGCTTCAAGCTCCGACTCGAGGCCGCAGCGCCGCCCGAGTTCCCTGAAGATGGCGGGGTCGGTCCGCCCCGCTGTC
The sequence above is a segment of the Bacillota bacterium genome. Coding sequences within it:
- a CDS encoding HAD family hydrolase; translated protein: MKAVRLILFDLDGTLVRSAGAGRRAIAKAWAAVFGRAVDLDGRWTAGRTDPAIFRELGRRCGLESELEARWPELERRYLSALEEEVARHPGELLPGVVEILEWAERRGWALGLGTGNLRAGARLKLAPFGLSRFFPVGGFGEDGEDRAELLKVAARRASLRFGRPADPVVVVGDTPLDVEAAHRAGFLAVAVATGPYGADDLRQSGAEGVLQSFDPWKRAARLLDSVCSPSR